The stretch of DNA AGTATCAAAATTGAAAAATATCAAGATGTTGGTGCTCGACGTCGACGGCGTTTTAACTGACACACGGCTATGGTTTGATGGAAAAGAATGGCGACGTTTTTTTTCCATTCGAGATGGCGTGGGCATAAAACGCCTTATAGATGGCGGTTATCAAATCGCGATTATCACTGGCAGTCGCGCTGAGGACATTCGGGCGCGGGTGAAATCTCTTGGTATTCAATTTTTTTACGAAGGTGCTTTGGACAAAGAGCCTTCTTTCTTACAGCTGCAAAAGGATTCCGGAGTAAAGCCAGATGAGATGGCTTATGTCGGTGACGACATCTTCGATATTCCTTTACTGCAGACAGTGGCCTTTGGTGCCACGGTGCCAGAAGCCGTTGATGAAGTTTTAGAAGTAGCAGAGTACGTCACACGTCGACCAGGTGGTTGCGGGGCTGTTCGTGAAGTGTGTGATTATATCTATAAATATGGGGCATTTTCCTCTAGGTAGGTTTGCATGTTTAAAAATGGTCTTAAAGCCGTCTTAATTATTGTTGCAGCATTGATTCTGCATAAGACAGCCTTTGCGGCTGAGGCGGTAGATCTTCCGACGGACGAGCTAGCTCGAGAATCAGTATTGCCGATTTTTGATAAACCGGTGAGTGTAAAAAACCGCAGCGTTGTCACAGAGAAACGCTTTGATGCGAATGTGTTTTACGGTTATGCGATGACAGAAGCTATTGCCAATGTCAGTAAACTCGGCGTGGGTATTTATTATAATCCCAATGAATCAAGTGCTTGGGGTTTGCTATTGGCAAAAAACTTTTCCGGTCTTTCTAGTTACGCCAATCAATTGGATTCCCAATACAATTTAAAGTTTGATCGCGCCCCGGCCCCTGAGTTGACGGCGATGCTTGATTACAATCTCAAGGCCTTTTACGGCAAAATGAGTGTGACGAAATCATGGGTGCTAAACACGATTCTTTATGGTTCGGCTTCCGGCGGGATTATTAAATACGTTCACAAGACTTATCCGGCCGTAGCTCTGGGGATCGGACAAAAATTTTATTTCTCTAAAAATTGGTCGTTGCGCGCTGATTTCCGTATTTACGCCAATCAAGCGCCGGTTCCTTTCTTGCCAAATCGTATGAAAGAGGGCGATCCGGTACCAAGTTACGATCAATTCGAAGATAAATTCGCAACATCGACCACGCTTGATGTGGGCTTATCTTACTTGTTTTAGGAGCTGACAGATGATGATGAAATTAAAACCAGCCCTGATTCTGCTCTTAGCCCTAGCGACTCCACTGACGGTGTTGGCGCAAACGGGTGATAACGAAGAGCTGAATATTATTGAAATGGAAATTGATCGTGAGGCGCCCAAGGCGGCTCCCGCAAATGCGACCGAAAGTTTTTCTGAAACCCGATCTTCGGATAATACATTATCTGATTTTTCAGGTTTAACCGGTCTTTCGCCGTTTCAAGAAGTCAGCGTCATTCAAAGACGTTACCTGCCAAAAACGGGACGGTTCCAGTTGTTTGGTGGTTTCACAATGGTGACCAATGATCCGTTTTATATGACTTACGGGGGTGTGGCGAAAGCCAGCTATTTCCTGAGTGAAAAATGGGGCGTGGAGCTGAATTATTTCGCTCTCTCTACGTCGACTCGTTCCGTGACCGAAGATTTAAAATCCACGCAAGGGGTCGCAACAGAAAATCTAGTCTATGCCAAGTCCTATATGGGTTTGGATTTGATGTACATTCCAATTTACGGAAAAATGGCGTGGTTTAACGAAAAGATCGTTCCGTTTGATCTTTATTTTTCTGCGGGTTACGGAACGACAAATACCCAGTCTGGCGAAAATCCTGGGACCTTGCATTTAGCCACTGGGCAGATTTTTGCAATTTCTAAATCGTATGCATTTCGCTGGGATTTCAGCTGGAATCTGTTCACGGCTAAGGGCATTGATAATAGTGACTCGACCTTCAACAATCTTTTCCTCACTGTAGGAATGAGCTGGTTCTTCCCGGAGGCTAGTTACCGATGAAAAAAGTTATATCATTCTTAATTATCGCAAGTTTTATCGTCCCTGTAACAAGTTCGGCGCAACGGACGCGCAAAAGAACTGTCACGACACCTGCTAAGAAAGCGGCGACGCCGTATTTCCAAGGAAGTTCACGTGAAGGAGCGATGAAGGGGCAATTGAGCGATGCGCTTCGTATGGCCCAAAGTGGTCAGTATGAAAATGCGGCCAATGCTTTATTCAGTTTAGGTCGTCGTCCGGAACTTGCAGCCGAGCGCCCACAAATCAAATACATTCTGGGAACTATGTTGGTGGAATTAAAACTTTACCAAACAGCAGCCTTCCAGTTCGTGGATGTGATTCGCAGCAAACATCCCAAATATTCAAAACTGGCGATCGAAAAGCTTTCGGTGGTGGCCGATACCTTGGGTGATGACACAATCTTAAACTATGCGATCTCGCGCGTGGACTTAAATGATTTTCCGGCGGCTTTAAAGGACATGATTCATTTCCGTATGGGTGAAATCCGTATGAGAAATCATGAATACGCAAAAGCTTCGGAACTTTTCTCGCGCGTTCATTCCGGTAGCAGCACCTACTTCCAAGCTCAGTTCAATAAGGGTTTGGCAGAACTTGAAGCCAACCAACCGGGCCTGGCGATCGGCACTTACACGCGCATGATCGAAGCTCGAGGGCGCGCCCCGGTGACGGACACTAACAAAGTTGCCGCTCAATTAGGTTTGGCTCGGTCATATTACCAAAAACAAGATTGGGATCAAGCTATCGAAGTGTATTCGCAAATTCCACGCGATACTTTGATGTGGCATGATGCGGTTTTTGAGCAAAGCTGGGCGATGTTCCGCGCGGCCCGCTTCCGTTCGGCATTAAGTAATTTTCAAACTCTCCACTCGGCATATTATGAAGACTTTTATATGCCGGAGGGTTTACTTCTGCGTGCCATTGTTTACCTTTATATCTGTAAATACGACGAGATGGAAAAGGTCTTAAGTCTTTTTGAAAAGACCTATGGCCCGGTACGGTCTAAAATTGGCGATTTCCTAAAATCGACCAACGAGGCGAGTGCATTCTATGCCGAAGTTGAAAAAGCTCAAATGATTAAAACCACCGACCGTTCTGCAAATCTTCGCCTTCCGTACATCGTCTTGCGCAATGTTTTGGATGAAGGAGATGTGAAACGTGCGATGAACTATATCGACCGTTTAGCGCAAGAGCGTGCCCGTGTAGATAGCAACCGTGCATTTAAAGCTTCGGCATTAGGCCAATATGCGACCAAAATTTTAGCTAATCGCAGTCGTAACGCCAAATTTGCGGTGGGTGACATGGTAAAAGCGCATTTACAAAATATGCGTGTTGAGCTTCGTGATCTTTATGAACAAGCCGGCTTTATCCGTTATGAAATGATTAACGGCCGTAAAGAAAGCATGAAGAAAAAATTGGCGGGTCGTGATTTAGGTGAAACGCAAATTGACGATAAAATTGATCGCGAATTCTATATCCAAAACGGTTACGAATACTACCCATTCCAAGGAGAGTTCTGGCTCGATGAAGTCGGCAACTACCATTACCTTGGTAAGCAAAGTTGTGAGCAATAGACTATGAAAAGAAGCCACCGTATTTCCCTTCTGCTGACCCTTGTAGCCTCGGTTGCTACGCAATCTGCGTTCGCGCAATCGCGTACCAGAACATCCAAAACCACCACCGTAAAAAAACAAACGGTCGGGGAATACT from Bdellovibrio bacteriovorus encodes:
- a CDS encoding KdsC family phosphatase; amino-acid sequence: MGLEVSKLKNIKMLVLDVDGVLTDTRLWFDGKEWRRFFSIRDGVGIKRLIDGGYQIAIITGSRAEDIRARVKSLGIQFFYEGALDKEPSFLQLQKDSGVKPDEMAYVGDDIFDIPLLQTVAFGATVPEAVDEVLEVAEYVTRRPGGCGAVREVCDYIYKYGAFSSR
- a CDS encoding outer membrane beta-barrel domain-containing protein encodes the protein MMMKLKPALILLLALATPLTVLAQTGDNEELNIIEMEIDREAPKAAPANATESFSETRSSDNTLSDFSGLTGLSPFQEVSVIQRRYLPKTGRFQLFGGFTMVTNDPFYMTYGGVAKASYFLSEKWGVELNYFALSTSTRSVTEDLKSTQGVATENLVYAKSYMGLDLMYIPIYGKMAWFNEKIVPFDLYFSAGYGTTNTQSGENPGTLHLATGQIFAISKSYAFRWDFSWNLFTAKGIDNSDSTFNNLFLTVGMSWFFPEASYR
- a CDS encoding outer membrane beta-barrel domain-containing protein, whose product is MFKNGLKAVLIIVAALILHKTAFAAEAVDLPTDELARESVLPIFDKPVSVKNRSVVTEKRFDANVFYGYAMTEAIANVSKLGVGIYYNPNESSAWGLLLAKNFSGLSSYANQLDSQYNLKFDRAPAPELTAMLDYNLKAFYGKMSVTKSWVLNTILYGSASGGIIKYVHKTYPAVALGIGQKFYFSKNWSLRADFRIYANQAPVPFLPNRMKEGDPVPSYDQFEDKFATSTTLDVGLSYLF
- a CDS encoding tetratricopeptide repeat protein; translated protein: MKKVISFLIIASFIVPVTSSAQRTRKRTVTTPAKKAATPYFQGSSREGAMKGQLSDALRMAQSGQYENAANALFSLGRRPELAAERPQIKYILGTMLVELKLYQTAAFQFVDVIRSKHPKYSKLAIEKLSVVADTLGDDTILNYAISRVDLNDFPAALKDMIHFRMGEIRMRNHEYAKASELFSRVHSGSSTYFQAQFNKGLAELEANQPGLAIGTYTRMIEARGRAPVTDTNKVAAQLGLARSYYQKQDWDQAIEVYSQIPRDTLMWHDAVFEQSWAMFRAARFRSALSNFQTLHSAYYEDFYMPEGLLLRAIVYLYICKYDEMEKVLSLFEKTYGPVRSKIGDFLKSTNEASAFYAEVEKAQMIKTTDRSANLRLPYIVLRNVLDEGDVKRAMNYIDRLAQERARVDSNRAFKASALGQYATKILANRSRNAKFAVGDMVKAHLQNMRVELRDLYEQAGFIRYEMINGRKESMKKKLAGRDLGETQIDDKIDREFYIQNGYEYYPFQGEFWLDEVGNYHYLGKQSCEQ